In Haloarcula salinisoli, one genomic interval encodes:
- a CDS encoding pyridoxal phosphate-dependent aminotransferase: MDYETPQFYRVMQYAARADRDVVDMVSGSPDWDPPAGVRAGLREYADGDPADFQYAPSRGLRGLRERIANRHGVDADRIVVTNGAGEANHLAMTGGLDQFDGEEILLADPVYPYYAGRANFLDAETTFVPVADDGRLDPDAVRGAASSETAVVVVNSPNNPTGAVYDADAMAAFATVAEDNDALLVSDEVYDQFDYSGRFASALDIGSPNVVATNAFSKSMAITGFRVGYAVFPPTDGPTGELVDRATTRHMLTNVSGSRPAQYAVERAMETTDSAYYEAARDRLRARIETFCGALDATGATYTRPDGGFYVLARFPEFPGTFENAEVLVDDAGVAGMPGAAFGDARADWLRFSLTTPRVETAAERLVEYFR, from the coding sequence ATGGATTACGAGACCCCGCAGTTCTACCGGGTCATGCAGTACGCCGCCCGCGCCGACCGGGACGTGGTCGACATGGTCTCGGGCAGCCCGGACTGGGACCCCCCGGCAGGGGTCCGTGCGGGCCTGCGCGAGTACGCCGACGGCGATCCGGCGGACTTTCAGTACGCCCCGAGCCGGGGCCTCCGAGGTCTCCGCGAGCGAATCGCCAATCGCCACGGCGTCGATGCGGACCGAATCGTCGTCACGAACGGCGCGGGCGAGGCCAACCACCTCGCGATGACCGGTGGCCTCGACCAGTTCGACGGCGAGGAGATACTGCTTGCCGACCCGGTCTACCCCTACTACGCCGGCCGGGCGAACTTCCTCGACGCCGAGACGACGTTCGTCCCGGTCGCCGACGATGGCCGGTTAGACCCCGACGCGGTGCGGGGGGCGGCGAGTTCGGAGACGGCGGTCGTCGTCGTCAACTCGCCCAACAACCCCACCGGCGCGGTGTACGACGCCGACGCGATGGCGGCCTTTGCCACCGTCGCCGAGGACAACGACGCCCTGCTCGTCTCCGATGAGGTGTACGACCAGTTCGATTACTCGGGGCGGTTCGCCTCGGCGCTCGATATCGGCTCGCCGAACGTCGTCGCCACGAACGCCTTCTCGAAGTCGATGGCCATCACCGGCTTTCGGGTGGGCTACGCCGTCTTCCCGCCGACGGATGGCCCGACAGGGGAGCTCGTCGACCGGGCGACGACGCGGCATATGCTGACGAACGTCAGCGGCTCGCGGCCGGCACAGTACGCCGTCGAGCGGGCGATGGAGACGACCGATTCGGCGTATTACGAGGCCGCCCGCGACCGGCTCCGGGCCCGCATCGAGACGTTCTGTGGAGCCCTCGACGCGACGGGCGCAACCTACACCCGTCCCGACGGTGGTTTCTACGTGCTGGCCCGGTTCCCGGAGTTCCCGGGGACGTTCGAGAACGCCGAGGTGCTCGTAGACGACGCCGGTGTCGCGGGGATGCCGGGCGCGGCCTTCGGGGACGCCCGTGCCGACTGGCTGCGGTTCTCGTTGACGACCCCGCGGGTCGAGACGGCAGCCGAGCGGCTGGTCGAGTACTTCCGATAG
- a CDS encoding transcription elongation factor Spt5, whose protein sequence is MGIYAVKTTASQERTVADMIINREEPEIHAALAPDSLTSYVMVEADDHSVFERILDEIPHANGVVQGESSMAEVEHFLSPKPDVEGIAEGDIVELIAGPFKGEKAQVQRIDEGKDQVTVELYEATVPIPVTVRGDQIRVLDSEER, encoded by the coding sequence ATGGGAATCTACGCAGTCAAGACCACGGCGAGCCAGGAGCGGACCGTCGCGGACATGATCATCAACCGCGAGGAGCCCGAAATCCACGCGGCGCTGGCGCCCGACTCGCTGACGAGCTACGTGATGGTCGAGGCCGACGACCACTCCGTCTTCGAGCGCATCCTCGACGAGATCCCCCACGCCAACGGCGTCGTCCAGGGGGAGTCCTCGATGGCGGAAGTCGAGCACTTCCTCTCGCCGAAACCCGACGTGGAGGGCATCGCCGAGGGCGACATCGTCGAGCTCATCGCCGGCCCGTTCAAGGGCGAGAAGGCCCAGGTCCAGCGCATCGACGAGGGCAAGGACCAGGTCACCGTCGAGCTCTACGAGGCGACGGTCCCGATTCCGGTGACGGTGCGTGGTGACCAGATTCGCGTGCTGGATTCCGAAGAGCGGTAA
- a CDS encoding DUF7565 family protein: MPRWECAIEGDDSQFDRVEELIVHQSTDHDRITCKVCGTVVPDGYFAIKHAFDEHSRAEYVRAYDASAAEVRRRENIKESIESEADMNEVIERLEG; the protein is encoded by the coding sequence ATGCCACGCTGGGAGTGTGCCATCGAGGGCGACGACAGCCAGTTCGACCGCGTCGAGGAGCTCATCGTCCACCAGTCGACCGACCACGACCGCATCACCTGCAAGGTCTGTGGGACGGTCGTCCCGGACGGCTACTTCGCCATCAAGCACGCGTTCGACGAGCACTCCCGTGCCGAGTACGTCCGGGCCTACGACGCCTCCGCCGCTGAGGTCCGCCGACGCGAGAACATCAAGGAGTCCATCGAGTCCGAGGCGGACATGAACGAAGTCATCGAGCGGCTGGAAGGCTAG
- a CDS encoding mechanosensitive ion channel family protein translates to MTSTLLQLQTPALDNPGQFIVSVIMDLIGDIGEFVITLLVFGITFGVIYIVGKRFLTEATRKTLNQRDLSPAIVSLGSSIAGTIALFVAVAVAAVVAGYPVILGAFATIAGALALGFAFAASDIIENFVAGIFILKDKPFEIGDYIEWNGNGGIVREIDLRVSKLDTWDNEQLTVPNGELANAVVKNTQAHETRRVTVDIGVDYGSDVDKAREILLEEAAAIDGVLEDPEPAAPLTTLGDSAIVFNARMWINPQETGAGGVKHKFTETVMDRFDEADIGFPYPHTEVVGSLDVNQTESSAVADD, encoded by the coding sequence GTGACATCGACACTACTGCAACTACAGACACCAGCACTGGATAATCCGGGCCAGTTCATCGTATCGGTTATCATGGACCTGATCGGTGATATCGGGGAGTTCGTTATCACCCTGTTGGTGTTCGGTATAACGTTTGGCGTCATCTACATCGTCGGCAAGCGATTCTTGACGGAGGCGACGCGCAAGACGCTCAACCAGCGGGACCTCTCGCCGGCCATAGTCAGCCTCGGTTCGAGCATCGCCGGCACCATCGCGCTGTTCGTGGCCGTGGCGGTCGCGGCGGTCGTGGCGGGCTACCCGGTGATTCTGGGCGCGTTCGCGACCATCGCTGGGGCCCTCGCCCTCGGTTTTGCCTTCGCCGCAAGCGATATCATCGAGAACTTCGTCGCCGGCATCTTCATCCTGAAGGACAAGCCCTTCGAGATCGGCGATTACATCGAGTGGAACGGTAACGGCGGTATCGTCCGCGAGATAGACCTCCGTGTATCGAAGCTCGACACGTGGGACAACGAGCAGCTGACGGTTCCCAACGGCGAACTGGCGAACGCGGTCGTCAAGAACACGCAGGCCCACGAGACCCGGCGTGTCACGGTCGACATCGGCGTCGACTACGGCTCGGACGTGGACAAGGCACGGGAGATACTCCTCGAAGAGGCCGCCGCCATCGACGGTGTGCTCGAGGACCCGGAACCGGCCGCGCCGCTTACCACCCTCGGCGACTCCGCCATCGTCTTCAACGCCCGTATGTGGATCAACCCACAGGAGACCGGCGCCGGCGGCGTCAAGCACAAGTTCACCGAGACGGTCATGGACCGCTTCGACGAAGCGGACATCGGGTTCCCCTACCCGCACACCGAAGTCGTCGGCTCGCTGGACGTCAATCAGACCGAGTCGAGTGCCGTCGCGGACGACTAA
- a CDS encoding CinA family protein, which translates to MSDDDPIEQRVGAALRERDETLAVAESCTGGLVGSLLTDVSGSSAYFDRSLVTYSYGAKQELLAVSREALDDHGAVSEPVAAEMARGVRDTAGTDWGVATTGVAGPTGGSPETPVGTVYIAVASAAPWETGESGCTVAHYEFDGSRTEVKAKIARRALADLLETIQSQ; encoded by the coding sequence ATGAGTGACGACGACCCTATCGAACAGCGCGTCGGCGCGGCGTTGCGCGAACGCGACGAGACCCTCGCGGTCGCGGAGTCCTGTACCGGCGGGCTGGTCGGCTCGCTACTGACCGACGTGTCGGGCTCCTCGGCCTACTTCGACCGCTCGCTGGTGACCTACTCCTACGGGGCCAAACAGGAGCTACTGGCCGTCTCTCGGGAGGCACTCGACGACCACGGTGCGGTCTCCGAGCCGGTCGCGGCCGAGATGGCCCGCGGCGTCAGAGACACCGCCGGCACGGACTGGGGCGTGGCGACGACGGGCGTGGCCGGGCCGACCGGTGGGAGCCCGGAGACCCCTGTCGGGACGGTGTATATCGCCGTCGCCAGCGCGGCACCCTGGGAGACCGGTGAATCGGGTTGTACCGTCGCCCACTACGAGTTCGACGGCTCACGAACCGAAGTGAAGGCCAAAATCGCCCGGCGCGCTCTCGCGGACCTGCTGGAGACGATTCAGTCCCAGTAG
- a CDS encoding protein translocase SEC61 complex subunit gamma: MNVPYDLTSYVRVLKLASTPDWEEFSQIAKIAGAGILLVGLIGFIIFALMTFVPGSKPV; encoded by the coding sequence ATGAACGTTCCGTACGACCTCACCTCCTACGTTCGCGTGCTCAAACTGGCGAGTACGCCCGACTGGGAGGAGTTCTCCCAGATTGCAAAGATTGCCGGTGCCGGCATCCTCCTCGTGGGGCTCATCGGCTTCATCATCTTCGCCCTGATGACGTTCGTCCCGGGCAGCAAGCCGGTGTAA
- a CDS encoding helix-hairpin-helix domain-containing protein — protein MSDITTPFDVAVEMQRESIKHTQGLLQQGLELQQNAFEAFMYNGISAQRSAQRQAVDLFQGLFNAQLDAVESSLDDDEFRSTLDRQFQQNAEMTQELMNASFEQGAELTQELFNGQLDALESALDDEAFREALDSQFDDFERTQQRAWNKFESEFGQTFDELSERQQELVVETALTARREPHDDTVEGVRAAETVTENTSDEAEAVAETTQEALSNDVRTTANGGHHGDAHSERLESIDGLGEAYADRLRGSGIQSVDHLAEADTATVAEAAEVSEDHADEWVTSAQAQA, from the coding sequence ATGAGTGACATCACGACTCCATTCGACGTGGCCGTCGAGATGCAACGCGAATCGATCAAGCACACCCAGGGCCTCCTCCAGCAGGGACTCGAGCTCCAGCAGAACGCCTTCGAGGCGTTCATGTACAACGGCATCAGCGCCCAGCGGTCCGCCCAGCGCCAGGCCGTGGACCTCTTTCAGGGACTGTTCAACGCCCAGCTCGACGCCGTCGAGTCGTCGCTGGACGACGACGAGTTCCGGTCGACGCTCGACCGGCAGTTCCAGCAGAACGCCGAGATGACCCAGGAGCTCATGAACGCGAGCTTCGAACAGGGCGCCGAGCTGACCCAGGAGCTGTTCAACGGCCAGCTCGATGCCCTCGAGTCGGCACTGGACGACGAGGCGTTCCGTGAGGCGCTCGACAGCCAGTTCGACGACTTCGAACGGACCCAGCAGCGCGCCTGGAACAAGTTCGAGTCGGAGTTCGGCCAGACCTTCGACGAGCTGAGCGAGCGCCAGCAGGAACTCGTGGTCGAGACCGCGCTCACGGCACGGCGCGAGCCCCACGATGACACCGTCGAGGGCGTTCGCGCGGCCGAGACCGTCACCGAGAACACGTCCGACGAGGCAGAAGCCGTCGCCGAGACCACCCAGGAGGCGCTCTCGAACGACGTCCGGACGACAGCCAACGGGGGCCACCACGGCGACGCCCACAGCGAGCGACTCGAGAGTATCGACGGGCTCGGCGAGGCCTACGCCGACCGACTCCGTGGGTCGGGCATCCAGTCGGTCGACCACCTGGCCGAAGCCGACACGGCGACGGTCGCCGAGGCGGCGGAGGTCTCGGAGGACCACGCCGACGAGTGGGTCACGAGCGCGCAGGCGCAGGCGTAA
- a CDS encoding ABC transporter ATP-binding protein, protein MAAIRTKGLTKRFGDVVAVDDLNLTIEEGEVFGFLGPNGAGKSTTINLLLDFIRPTEGSVEVLGRDAQTNPEAIRQRVGVLPEGYGFDDPLTGREYLSWAIRTKRADDDADDLLDLVGLADDADRLAGDYSKGMQQRLAFAIALVDDPDLLILDEPSTGLDPNGIQQLRDVVRERAAGGTTVFFSSHILSEVEAVSDRVGVMNEGELVAVDSIEGLRESAGGHATLHLDCASSPTGLGVDALAGVAGTSVEDRTLVVDCTDPTAKVDVVTHVAERATVEDIRSETVSLETLFNDLTAGGRDDARPVEEVQQ, encoded by the coding sequence ATGGCTGCTATCCGAACGAAAGGGTTGACGAAGCGCTTCGGCGACGTCGTCGCCGTCGACGACCTCAACCTCACCATCGAGGAGGGCGAGGTGTTCGGGTTCCTGGGTCCCAACGGCGCCGGGAAGTCGACGACCATCAACCTCCTGCTGGATTTCATCCGGCCCACCGAGGGCAGCGTCGAGGTGCTCGGGCGGGACGCACAGACGAACCCGGAAGCGATACGCCAGCGGGTCGGCGTCCTGCCCGAGGGGTACGGCTTCGACGACCCGCTGACGGGCCGGGAGTATCTCTCGTGGGCGATACGGACGAAACGCGCCGACGACGACGCGGACGACCTGCTCGACCTCGTGGGGCTGGCCGACGACGCCGACCGGCTGGCCGGCGACTACTCGAAGGGGATGCAACAGCGCCTGGCCTTCGCCATCGCGCTGGTGGACGACCCCGACCTGCTGATTCTGGACGAACCATCCACGGGGCTGGACCCCAACGGCATCCAGCAGCTCCGTGACGTGGTCCGCGAGCGGGCGGCCGGCGGGACGACCGTCTTCTTCTCCAGCCACATACTCTCGGAGGTCGAGGCGGTCAGCGACCGCGTCGGCGTGATGAACGAGGGTGAACTGGTGGCGGTCGACAGCATCGAGGGGCTGCGCGAGAGCGCGGGCGGGCACGCGACCCTGCACCTCGACTGCGCGTCGTCGCCGACCGGGCTCGGTGTGGACGCGCTCGCCGGTGTCGCAGGGACCAGCGTCGAGGACCGGACACTCGTGGTCGACTGCACCGACCCGACCGCGAAGGTCGACGTCGTCACCCACGTCGCCGAACGTGCGACCGTCGAGGACATCCGTTCCGAGACGGTCTCCCTGGAGACGCTGTTCAACGACCTGACTGCCGGCGGCCGCGACGACGCCCGTCCGGTCGAGGAGGTCCAGCAGTGA
- a CDS encoding PHP domain-containing protein: MTSEGFTVDLHVKVLDEQVVQRAKARGLDALVYAPHFTRLPDIRARARTFSDEELTVYPGRELFTGTWQRRRHVLAIGLEEQVPDFLTLDGTMAELRRQGAAVLVPHPGFLSVSLGLEELRTYRETIDAIEVYNPKYLPHHTSRAKRFAGATGLSTFASSYAHLPGTIGEAWVAFDEPVADESALTAALRDSAPRQVSHRDGPRHTLRRGLEFAHLGYENSWEKFDRVMLQGTAPTHPDHVAYSGKFDDVKVY; this comes from the coding sequence GTGACGAGTGAGGGGTTCACAGTCGACCTGCACGTGAAGGTGCTCGACGAGCAGGTCGTACAGCGAGCGAAGGCACGCGGCCTCGACGCGCTGGTGTACGCGCCCCACTTCACCCGACTGCCGGACATCCGAGCCAGAGCACGGACGTTCTCCGACGAAGAGCTCACGGTCTACCCCGGTCGGGAGCTGTTCACCGGGACCTGGCAGCGTCGGCGCCACGTGCTGGCCATCGGCTTAGAGGAGCAGGTGCCCGACTTTCTCACACTCGACGGGACGATGGCGGAACTGCGGCGACAGGGCGCGGCAGTGCTGGTCCCCCATCCGGGCTTTCTCTCGGTGAGCCTCGGGCTGGAGGAGCTGCGGACCTACCGGGAGACCATCGACGCTATCGAGGTGTACAACCCCAAGTACCTGCCACACCACACCAGCCGAGCGAAGCGGTTCGCGGGGGCGACGGGGCTGTCGACGTTCGCCTCGTCGTACGCCCATTTGCCGGGGACCATCGGTGAAGCGTGGGTGGCCTTCGACGAGCCCGTCGCCGACGAGTCGGCGCTGACGGCGGCGCTACGGGATAGCGCGCCACGACAGGTCAGCCACCGTGACGGTCCCCGTCACACGCTGCGTCGTGGACTGGAGTTCGCCCATCTGGGCTACGAGAACAGCTGGGAGAAGTTCGACCGCGTCATGCTGCAGGGCACCGCGCCGACCCATCCGGACCACGTGGCCTACAGCGGCAAGTTCGACGACGTGAAAGTGTACTAG
- a CDS encoding metal-dependent hydrolase has protein sequence MNKRGHVLNAVLLSIGLGYVLDPSGDVSTFATIAEVFLPVVLGALFPDVDTAFGKHRKTLHNLPVLLIFLAHPVYHGGNLQWVWLGVLTHYILDMVGSRRGIALFYPVLDTEYGLPTGVTTSSEHAEVVTVAITILELAAVGALVHVLPTYLPPAATELLANAVGSVA, from the coding sequence ATGAACAAGCGCGGGCACGTTCTGAACGCGGTCCTGCTGAGTATCGGGCTGGGCTACGTCCTCGACCCGTCGGGGGACGTCTCTACGTTCGCGACAATCGCCGAGGTGTTTCTCCCGGTGGTTCTGGGCGCCCTGTTCCCGGACGTGGACACTGCCTTTGGCAAACACCGCAAGACGCTCCACAATCTGCCGGTGTTGCTCATCTTCCTGGCCCATCCGGTGTACCACGGCGGCAACCTCCAGTGGGTCTGGCTCGGTGTCCTCACTCACTACATCCTCGACATGGTGGGGTCCAGGCGGGGTATCGCGCTGTTTTACCCGGTGCTGGACACGGAGTACGGCTTGCCGACCGGGGTGACGACCTCCTCCGAGCACGCCGAGGTCGTCACCGTGGCTATCACGATACTCGAACTCGCCGCCGTCGGCGCGTTAGTCCACGTCCTCCCGACGTACCTCCCACCGGCGGCGACGGAGCTGCTGGCAAACGCCGTCGGCTCGGTCGCCTAG
- a CDS encoding ABC transporter permease produces the protein MTLRDITRKDFTAARRSRGLWAVMTLLGLLTTLIAFGFSGYRLGPEETVVRLFRTMGGVFGLLLPIVALVASYMAIAGERESGGVKFLLGLPNSRRDVFLGKLASRLGVVTIGIAFMFATATAMAVARNGALPVGVVVGMFAVSLLYAAVFVAVAVSLSAIVAERSRAIAAAVGSYFLLVMLYVIPGVSVALLVRFVHQTLLGFEPNVDLYNAVLYTSPLIAYRKAMNLVVPTDVERQVLQQPPDYTLPGYLGDELSLVVFAVWLAVPLALGYWRFEGADL, from the coding sequence GTGACGCTGCGCGACATCACCCGCAAGGATTTCACGGCAGCGCGCCGTTCGCGGGGCCTCTGGGCCGTGATGACACTGCTGGGGCTGCTGACGACGCTCATCGCCTTCGGGTTCTCGGGGTATCGGCTCGGCCCGGAAGAGACGGTGGTGCGGCTGTTCCGGACCATGGGCGGGGTCTTCGGTCTCCTGTTGCCCATCGTCGCGCTCGTGGCAAGCTACATGGCTATCGCCGGCGAGCGCGAGAGCGGTGGTGTCAAGTTCCTGCTCGGGCTGCCCAACAGCCGCCGGGACGTGTTCCTCGGGAAGCTTGCGAGCCGCCTGGGCGTCGTCACTATCGGCATCGCGTTCATGTTCGCCACCGCGACTGCGATGGCCGTGGCCCGCAACGGCGCACTCCCCGTCGGCGTCGTCGTGGGGATGTTCGCCGTCTCACTGTTGTATGCTGCCGTCTTCGTGGCCGTCGCCGTCTCGCTGTCGGCCATCGTCGCCGAGCGGAGCCGGGCCATCGCCGCCGCGGTCGGCTCGTACTTCCTGCTGGTGATGTTGTACGTCATCCCCGGCGTCAGCGTCGCACTGCTGGTTCGGTTCGTCCACCAGACGCTGCTGGGGTTCGAGCCGAACGTCGACCTCTACAACGCCGTCCTCTACACCAGCCCGCTCATCGCCTACCGGAAGGCGATGAATCTGGTCGTCCCGACCGACGTGGAACGGCAAGTGCTCCAGCAGCCACCCGACTACACGCTACCGGGATATCTCGGCGACGAACTGTCGCTGGTCGTCTTCGCCGTCTGGCTGGCGGTCCCGCTGGCTCTGGGCTACTGGCGGTTCGAGGGGGCTGACCTGTGA